A window of the Sphingobium sp. CAP-1 genome harbors these coding sequences:
- the ubiB gene encoding 2-polyprenylphenol 6-hydroxylase, with the protein MTAHITHIFRLLKWGRTLARHGALTGIERDPLTPSPVRRLVRIARFGARVPKQPRYADAFQSIGPAAIKLGQTLATRPDLVGDHAANDLLRLQDALPPVPFETIRAQIEQSFGRPLDALYSRFDEEPVGAASIAQVHRALTTDGRDVAVKIIRPGVIDQFNRDIQTYEWAAAHVEQLGGELARLRPRLVIANMKRWTARELDLRREAASASELSEAMEAMPGYRIPAIDWDRTTGKVMTMAWVDGIKISDRDALIAAGHDVKDLASRLVNAFLRQAIAEGFFHADMHQGNLFVTAEGDIVAIDFGIMGRIDRRARMWLAEILYGLITGNYKRVAEIHFEAQYVPGHHNVDEFATALRAVGEPMRGKPVRELSVGGMLDGLFAITRDFDMQTQPHLLLLQKTMVMVEGVATALDPDINLWETSAPYVKGWLRDELGPEAKAADTLIENWRTLQRLPGLVKRIEEAFPEKGGAPPPPPLGEVKLMRMGGGWRYAAVAVLAAAAGAGAMALLTLS; encoded by the coding sequence ATGACCGCCCACATCACCCATATCTTCCGCCTCCTGAAATGGGGCCGCACGCTCGCGCGGCATGGCGCGCTGACGGGCATCGAACGCGATCCGCTGACGCCCTCGCCCGTGCGCCGGCTGGTGCGCATCGCCCGCTTCGGCGCGCGCGTGCCCAAACAGCCGCGCTATGCCGACGCCTTCCAGTCGATCGGCCCGGCCGCGATCAAGCTGGGTCAGACGCTGGCGACCCGGCCCGATCTGGTCGGCGATCATGCCGCCAATGATCTGCTGCGCTTGCAGGACGCCCTGCCCCCCGTCCCGTTCGAAACGATCCGGGCGCAGATCGAGCAGAGTTTCGGCCGCCCGCTCGACGCCCTCTACAGCCGTTTCGACGAGGAGCCGGTCGGCGCCGCTTCGATCGCGCAGGTGCATCGCGCGCTGACCACCGACGGGCGCGATGTCGCGGTCAAGATCATCCGCCCCGGCGTGATCGACCAGTTCAACCGCGACATCCAGACCTATGAATGGGCGGCCGCCCATGTCGAGCAGCTGGGCGGCGAACTCGCCCGCCTGCGCCCGCGCCTGGTCATCGCCAATATGAAGCGCTGGACCGCGCGCGAACTGGATTTGCGGCGCGAGGCGGCGTCGGCGTCGGAACTCAGCGAAGCGATGGAGGCGATGCCCGGATACCGCATCCCCGCCATCGACTGGGACCGCACGACCGGCAAGGTCATGACGATGGCGTGGGTCGACGGCATCAAGATATCCGATCGCGATGCCCTGATCGCGGCGGGCCATGATGTAAAGGATCTGGCCTCCCGCCTCGTCAACGCCTTCCTGCGGCAAGCCATTGCGGAGGGCTTCTTCCACGCCGACATGCATCAGGGAAACCTGTTCGTGACGGCGGAGGGTGACATCGTCGCGATCGATTTCGGCATCATGGGCCGGATCGACCGGCGCGCGCGCATGTGGCTGGCGGAGATTCTCTACGGCCTCATCACCGGCAATTACAAGCGCGTCGCCGAAATCCATTTCGAGGCGCAATATGTGCCCGGCCATCATAATGTCGATGAGTTCGCGACCGCGCTGCGGGCCGTGGGCGAACCGATGCGCGGCAAGCCGGTACGCGAATTGTCGGTCGGCGGGATGCTGGACGGGCTGTTCGCCATCACCCGCGATTTCGACATGCAGACCCAGCCGCATCTGCTGCTGCTGCAAAAGACGATGGTGATGGTCGAGGGCGTGGCGACCGCGCTCGACCCCGACATCAACCTGTGGGAAACCAGCGCCCCCTATGTGAAGGGCTGGCTGCGCGACGAGCTGGGACCGGAGGCAAAAGCGGCCGATACGCTGATCGAAAACTGGCGCACGCTCCAGCGGCTGCCGGGGCTGGTCAAGCGGATCGAGGAGGCCTTCCCCGAAAAAGGCGGCGCCCCGCCCCCGCCCCCGCTGGGCGAGGTGAAGCTGATGCGCATGGGCGGCGGCTGGCGCTATGCGGCAGTGGCGGTGCTGGCGGCGGCGGCCGGGGCTGGCGCGATGGCGTTGCTTACCCTATCTTAA
- the dut gene encoding dUTP diphosphatase, which translates to MPSPLAPIEIQLKRLPHGEGLPVPAYATAHAAGMDVVAAEELVLPPGGRHAVATGFAMAIPEGYEVQVRPRSGLALKHGISLPNTPGTIDADYRGELKIILINLGDTPFGIARGDRIAQLVVAPVQLASFAEVDSLGDTVRGQGGFGSTGV; encoded by the coding sequence ATGCCCTCTCCGCTCGCTCCCATTGAAATCCAGCTCAAGCGCCTGCCCCATGGCGAGGGACTGCCGGTTCCCGCCTATGCCACCGCCCATGCGGCGGGCATGGACGTGGTCGCGGCCGAGGAGCTGGTGCTGCCGCCCGGCGGCCGCCATGCCGTGGCGACCGGCTTCGCCATGGCGATCCCCGAAGGCTATGAAGTGCAGGTGCGTCCCCGTTCCGGCCTGGCGCTGAAACATGGTATCAGCCTGCCCAACACGCCCGGCACGATCGACGCCGACTATCGCGGTGAACTCAAGATCATCCTCATCAATCTGGGCGATACGCCCTTTGGGATCGCGCGCGGCGACCGCATCGCGCAACTGGTGGTGGCGCCGGTGCAGCTTGCCAGTTTCGCGGAAGTCGATAGTCTGGGCGACACCGTCCGGGGA
- the coaBC gene encoding bifunctional phosphopantothenoylcysteine decarboxylase/phosphopantothenate--cysteine ligase CoaBC gives MTQRVLLIVSGGIAAYKALELVRLLRKRGIAVRAVLTESAQQFVTPLSLAVLTEDHVFTQLFDLKDEQEIGHIQLSRQADLVVVAPATANILAKMANGIADDLATTLLLATDKPVLAVPAMNVRMWHHKATQRNLERLHADGVHIMTPDDGEMACGEYGKGRLPEPEAIAAEITRLLALPRRPDPLADQPDFAGEALPLAGKHILITAGPTHEPIDPVRYIANRSSGKQGFAIAAAAARAGARVTLVAGPVHLPTPAGVERVDVETARQMLAAVEAALPADAAIMVAAVADWRTADAADQKLKKDGSGQPAPLALVENPDILATLGHHAQRPALLVGFAAETQKIADHAQAKLAKKGADWIVANDVSGDVMGGDANAVQIVTTAGIDIWPVLPKDQVATKLIEKVAHALSARSH, from the coding sequence ATGACCCAGCGCGTCCTTCTCATCGTCTCCGGCGGGATCGCCGCCTATAAGGCGCTCGAACTGGTGCGGCTGCTGCGCAAGCGCGGCATTGCGGTGCGCGCGGTCCTCACCGAATCGGCACAGCAATTCGTGACGCCGCTCAGCCTTGCCGTGCTGACCGAGGATCATGTGTTCACGCAATTGTTCGACCTGAAGGACGAACAGGAAATCGGCCATATCCAGCTCAGCCGGCAGGCCGATCTGGTGGTGGTCGCCCCCGCCACCGCCAATATCCTCGCCAAGATGGCGAACGGCATCGCCGACGATCTGGCCACCACCCTGCTGCTCGCCACCGACAAGCCGGTGCTGGCCGTGCCGGCGATGAACGTTCGCATGTGGCATCACAAGGCGACGCAACGCAATCTGGAGCGGCTCCACGCCGATGGCGTCCACATCATGACGCCCGATGATGGCGAGATGGCATGCGGCGAATATGGCAAGGGCCGCCTGCCCGAACCCGAAGCGATCGCGGCGGAGATCACACGGCTGCTGGCGCTGCCCCGCCGCCCGGACCCGCTGGCGGACCAGCCCGATTTTGCCGGCGAGGCGCTGCCGCTGGCTGGCAAACATATCCTCATCACCGCCGGGCCGACGCATGAGCCGATCGACCCGGTGCGCTATATCGCCAACCGGTCGTCGGGCAAGCAGGGCTTCGCCATCGCCGCCGCCGCCGCCCGCGCCGGGGCGCGGGTCACTCTGGTCGCCGGACCGGTGCATCTGCCCACGCCCGCAGGGGTCGAGCGGGTCGACGTGGAAACCGCGCGGCAGATGCTGGCCGCGGTCGAGGCCGCGCTGCCCGCCGACGCCGCCATCATGGTCGCCGCCGTCGCAGACTGGCGCACCGCCGACGCCGCCGACCAGAAGCTGAAGAAGGACGGCTCCGGTCAGCCCGCCCCGCTCGCTCTGGTCGAAAACCCGGATATTCTTGCCACGCTCGGCCACCATGCGCAGCGCCCTGCTTTGCTCGTCGGCTTCGCCGCCGAAACGCAGAAGATCGCCGACCATGCGCAGGCCAAGCTGGCGAAGAAGGGCGCGGACTGGATCGTCGCCAACGACGTGTCGGGTGACGTAATGGGCGGCGACGCCAACGCCGTGCAGATCGTCACCACCGCCGGCATCGACATCTGGCCGGTCCTGCCCAAGGATCAGGTCGCCACCAAACTCATCGAAAAGGTCGCCCATGCCCTCTCCGCTCGCTCCCATTGA
- a CDS encoding HepT-like ribonuclease domain-containing protein, whose protein sequence is MAVNRDIDRLELIVELIDHIHRRLTHVTEAAFLRDQDEIDLTAFRLLHIGEASHKLSADLKERHPAIPWAAIYQMRNVISHVYPAIIPLRIWDTATTKLHELRVLCRAELDSLLQ, encoded by the coding sequence GTGGCCGTCAATCGCGACATTGATCGACTGGAGTTGATCGTCGAACTGATCGACCATATCCACCGCCGGCTGACCCATGTGACGGAGGCTGCGTTTTTGCGGGATCAGGACGAGATCGACCTGACCGCCTTCCGCCTGCTGCATATCGGCGAGGCATCCCACAAATTATCCGCTGACCTGAAGGAACGGCATCCCGCCATCCCCTGGGCCGCCATCTACCAGATGCGCAATGTGATCAGCCATGTCTATCCCGCTATCATTCCCCTGCGCATTTGGGATACGGCGACCACCAAATTGCATGAACTGCGCGTCCTATGCCGCGCCGAACTGGACAGCCTCCTCCAATGA
- a CDS encoding nucleotidyltransferase family protein, whose translation MTREEAIARIKPHEAELRAAGIISLALFGSVARGEAHVGSDVDLMCEIDQGSRMGLIEFAGVQLRLEDFMQCPVDLVERAAMRPRIRASAETDMVAIF comes from the coding sequence ATGACCCGCGAAGAAGCCATTGCCCGGATCAAACCGCATGAGGCGGAACTGCGCGCGGCGGGGATCATCTCGCTCGCCCTGTTCGGATCGGTCGCAAGGGGCGAGGCGCATGTCGGATCGGATGTCGACCTGATGTGCGAGATTGACCAAGGCAGCCGCATGGGTCTGATCGAATTTGCGGGCGTCCAGTTGAGACTGGAGGATTTCATGCAATGTCCGGTCGATCTGGTCGAACGCGCGGCCATGCGCCCCCGAATCCGCGCATCGGCGGAAACGGACATGGTCGCCATTTTCTGA
- a CDS encoding class I SAM-dependent methyltransferase, with amino-acid sequence MSETASFGYRDVDAAEKAGMVRAVFSNVAAKYDLMNDAMSGGAHRLWKDQFVRRVKPRAGEQILDMAGGTGDIAFRMHRHGAHVTVSDINPEMLAVGVERAQKKGYDGLIWSEQNAEELTFGDRAFDAYTIAFGIRNVTHIDQALREANRVLKYGGRFFCLEFSSTTWPGFSDIYDVYSHRLVPHLGKLFANDADSYRYLIESIRRFPPMPKFESMIRDAGFVNTKVEPILGGLVAIHSGWKI; translated from the coding sequence ATGAGCGAAACAGCATCCTTCGGCTATCGCGATGTCGATGCCGCTGAAAAAGCGGGCATGGTCCGCGCGGTATTCTCCAATGTCGCGGCTAAATATGATCTGATGAACGACGCCATGTCGGGCGGCGCGCATCGGCTGTGGAAGGATCAGTTCGTGCGCAGGGTAAAGCCACGCGCCGGCGAACAGATTCTCGACATGGCAGGTGGCACCGGCGACATCGCCTTTCGGATGCATCGCCATGGCGCACATGTCACCGTGTCGGACATCAATCCCGAAATGCTGGCTGTCGGCGTCGAGCGGGCGCAGAAAAAGGGCTATGACGGCCTGATCTGGTCCGAACAAAATGCCGAGGAACTGACCTTTGGCGACCGGGCATTCGACGCCTATACGATCGCCTTCGGCATCCGCAACGTCACCCATATCGACCAGGCGCTGCGCGAAGCCAATCGCGTGCTGAAATATGGCGGGCGCTTCTTCTGCCTCGAATTTTCCAGCACGACCTGGCCGGGCTTTTCCGACATCTATGATGTCTATTCGCACAGGCTGGTGCCGCATCTGGGCAAGCTGTTCGCCAATGATGCCGACAGCTATCGCTATCTGATCGAATCGATCCGCCGCTTCCCGCCCATGCCGAAGTTTGAAAGCATGATCCGCGACGCCGGCTTCGTGAACACCAAGGTTGAACCGATATTGGGCGGGCTGGTCGCGATTCACAGCGGGTGGAAGATTTGA